In Bradyrhizobium sp. WBOS07, the genomic window GCTCCGGCTCGACCTGCCGCTTGCGCAACGAGATCTGCACCGAGCGCATCAGCTTGTCGCGATCGAACGGCACGCGGCGGCCGTTGCGCTTGATCACCGTGAGCTCGCGCAGCTGCACGCGCTCGAAGGTGGTGAAGCGGAAATTGCAGGCGACGCATACGCGCCGCCTGCGGATCACGGACGAGTCCTCGGTCGGACGCGAGTCCTTCACCTGCGTATCGAGACTGTTGCAGTTCGGGCAGCGCATCCGTGGGACCCAGCCTTACTGATAGATCGGAAACCGGTCGGTCAGTGCCTTGACCCGTTCCTTGATCGCGGCTTCCACCAGCGGCGCCTTGCCGTCGGAAGACTGCGCGATCGCGTTGAGGACCTCGGCGATCATGCCGCCGACCTGCTGGAATTCGGCGACGCCGAAGCCGCGGCTGGTCGCCGCCGGCGTGCCGAGCCGGATGCCCGACGTGACGAAGGGCGACTCGGGGTCGAATGGGACGCCGTTCTTGTTGCAGGTGATGGCGGCGCGGACCAGCGCCTTCTCCGAGACGTTGCCCTTGAGGCCCTTCGGCCTGAGATCGACCAGCATCAGATGATTGTCGGTGCCGCCGGAGACGATATCGAGACCATGGCCCTTCAAGGTCTCGGCCAGCGCCTTGGCGTTTTCGACGACGTTCTTGGCGTAGACCTTGAAGTCCGGACGCAGCGCCTCGCCGAAGGCGACCGCTTTCGCCGCGATGACGTGCATCAGGGGACCGCCCTGCAGGCCCGGAAAGATCGCCGAGTTGAGCTTCTTGGTCAGCGTTTCGTCATTCCACAGCATCAGGCCGCCGCGCGGACCGCGCAGCGACTTGTGCGTCGTCGTCGTGGTGACGTGCGCATACGGCACCGGCGAAGCATGCACGCCGCCGGCGACGAGACCGGCGAAGTGCGCCATGTCCACCAGCAGGTAGGCGCCGACGCTGTCCGCGATCTCGCGGAAGCGCTTGAAGTCCCAGGCGCGCGAATAGGCCGAGCCGCCGGCGATGATCAGCTTCGGCTTGACCTGCTCGGCCTGCTTGGCCACCGCATCCATGTCGATGATCTGGTCCTCGCGGCGCACGGTGTAGTGCGCGGCCTTGAACCATTTGCCGCTCATGTTGACGGGCGAGCCGTGAGTGAGATGGCCGCCGGCGGCGAGATCGAGGCCCATGAAGGTGTCGCCGGGCTGCAGCAGCGCCAGAAACACCGCCTGGTTCATCTGGCTGCCGGAATTCGGCTGCACGTTGGCGAAGCCTGCGCCGAACAGCTTCTTGGCGCGATCGATCGCGAGGTTCTCGGCGACGTCGACCCACTCACAACCGCCGTAATAGCGCGCGCCCGGATAACCCTCTGCGTACTTGTTGGTCATCACCGAACCCTGCGCTTCCAGCACGGCCCGGCTGACGATGTTCTCGGAGGCGATCAGCTCGACCTCATGGCGCTGCCGGCCGAGCTCGCCCTTGATGGCGGCGGCGATTTCGGGGTCGGCCTGCTCGAGCGAGGCGGTGAAAAACGAATCGGGCGCGGAGGCGGTCTTGGGTGCGGTCATCTTGGGAATATCTCCACCGCCGCAGCCTTTTGGCGGGCTGCGGGCGGGTCTGGTGTGGCGGTCGGAAGCAGGCGCGATCTACCACATCGCCCGCAACAGGCCAAGGGTTTGCGGGTCGGGCCCAATATTTATGCCAGATATGGTGGAGAGAGGAGATTTGCGGCGATCGGGCCGTTCGCAGGAGCCCCGTCCGCCTCACCCGGAATGGGGCCGCTTCGGGCCTTAGCTGCTCCTGCCTGGAGCCGCGGGCCGCGGCAGGGGTCGCGTCACAACCCCGTATACCCCGCCTTGACCGGGTCCACGCTGCCGTCGAGCTGGCGCAGATAGGTCAGGCCGCACACCGTCAACCTATGGGGGTCCTTCTCGCCGGCTTCCATCAGGGTGGTCAGATAGTTGGTCACCTTCATGCGTGCCTCCTCACTGGCCGCAGCGGTGCGGTTGGCGAGCAGGTCATAGGTCTGCATGATGCGGTCGATCGCGGCTTCCATGGCACCCTCTGGTTGATCGGTGGTCTGTGATGGTTGATCAGGCAACCGCGCTGGCCCCGGAATGCGCCTGGAATTGGGCGATGGCCTTGTTGGCGAGCCTGATCTTGTTGAATTCGCCGCGCTGAAGCAGCTTGATGATGATCCCGAGCAGGCGTTCGTTGGTGACGAGCGTATCCGGGATCGTGCCGGAGCGGCGAAGGTAGTTCGCGGCGATGGCGTAGGCCTCGCTCACGAGTTCCACGTTCATCGCCTGCAGCCCGCGCTCGACCAGCATCGCCCTGTCTCCGATCCCGGGGAAGATAAGCGCCAAGTGCGGAACTTGTTCCGCACAGCCCGCGAATTTTTTTCGCAGTGCAAAAATGGAACCGCACCGGCCCGGGGGCAACTCCGGACCAGTGCGCTTGGGGAAGTCAGGCACGTCCAGGGCAGGCTTGCCGGTCTTGTTGCGGGCCGGCTTGGCCTTGATCCCTTTTCGAAAGCTCAAAGACGATAGAGGATCTGGTCGGTCCAGAACCGCTCGAGGCGGTGCAGCGACTTGTTGAGGGTCGAGAATTCCTCGCCCGAGATGCCGCCGACCTGCTCCACCGTCTTGACGTGCTTCTGGTAGAGCGCATCGACGATGCGGCGGACTTCCTGGCCCTGCGGGGTCAGGCGGATGCGCACCGAGCGGCGATCGACGCGCGAGCGCTGATGATCGAGGAAGCCGAGCTCGACGAGCTTCTTCAGATTGTAGGAGACGTTGGAGCCGAGATAGTAACCGCGCGTGCGCAGCTCGCCCGCGGTCAGCTCCTTGTCACCGATGTTATAGAGCAGGAGCGCCTGCACCGAGTTGATGTCCGCACGGCCGCGGCGATCGAATTCGTCCTTGATCACGTCGAGGAGCCGGCGATGCAGCCGCTCCACCAGAGTCAAAGCTTCCAGATAGAGCGACTGCACCGAACCCTGCTGGCCGGAGACGCGCTCTGCGGTATCTGCCGCAGTTGCGACGGCTTTCATCATGACACTTCCCCTGTTGTCGTTTTTGTCGACACTTATTCGACGAAACTTGTGTCCCGCCTGATAGGTGCAACTTAAGGGGCGCGTTTGAAG contains:
- the nrdR gene encoding transcriptional regulator NrdR; translation: MRCPNCNSLDTQVKDSRPTEDSSVIRRRRVCVACNFRFTTFERVQLRELTVIKRNGRRVPFDRDKLMRSVQISLRKRQVEPERVEKMVSTIVRELETGGEAEISSEVIGETVMEHLRTLDDVAYVRFASVYRNFREAKDFADVLGELSGEEEARLAAIRK
- the glyA gene encoding serine hydroxymethyltransferase; the encoded protein is MTAPKTASAPDSFFTASLEQADPEIAAAIKGELGRQRHEVELIASENIVSRAVLEAQGSVMTNKYAEGYPGARYYGGCEWVDVAENLAIDRAKKLFGAGFANVQPNSGSQMNQAVFLALLQPGDTFMGLDLAAGGHLTHGSPVNMSGKWFKAAHYTVRREDQIIDMDAVAKQAEQVKPKLIIAGGSAYSRAWDFKRFREIADSVGAYLLVDMAHFAGLVAGGVHASPVPYAHVTTTTTHKSLRGPRGGLMLWNDETLTKKLNSAIFPGLQGGPLMHVIAAKAVAFGEALRPDFKVYAKNVVENAKALAETLKGHGLDIVSGGTDNHLMLVDLRPKGLKGNVSEKALVRAAITCNKNGVPFDPESPFVTSGIRLGTPAATSRGFGVAEFQQVGGMIAEVLNAIAQSSDGKAPLVEAAIKERVKALTDRFPIYQ
- the ldtR gene encoding transcriptional regulator LdtR codes for the protein MMKAVATAADTAERVSGQQGSVQSLYLEALTLVERLHRRLLDVIKDEFDRRGRADINSVQALLLYNIGDKELTAGELRTRGYYLGSNVSYNLKKLVELGFLDHQRSRVDRRSVRIRLTPQGQEVRRIVDALYQKHVKTVEQVGGISGEEFSTLNKSLHRLERFWTDQILYRL